The following proteins are co-located in the Corynebacterium aquilae DSM 44791 genome:
- the galK gene encoding galactokinase has translation MTIATHRDDTQLAADATALFTHTFGTTPTGVWAAPGRVNLIGEHVDYADGVSIPFALGQSTAAACAPRTDGLLRIVSQADDTLRLDIPLAEVGPNNPANWAGYIAGSIWAGLDSGAIPTCEGMDIALVSDVPVGSGLSSSAALECSVAVAAYELATGTSPDDTARAALVDACIRAENEVVGASTGGLDQRASLFGQPGHALAIDFAANTFTLVPCDMDAAGLVLLIADTNAPHSLADGQYASRRGVIDAVAHDLGSLRTLPNGAEAARTWAQGEHNTAGIEPEVAARRVKHVQEETTRTIEAAHALERADFDTFRRLMADSHISLRDHFEVVTEELESAFQAAGAHGARMTGGGFGGSVIALVPKDQVESTMAAIAAAAKKGGYPEPTFMLATPSAGARRIA, from the coding sequence ATGACCATCGCAACCCACCGCGACGACACCCAACTCGCCGCCGACGCGACCGCCCTGTTCACCCACACCTTCGGCACCACCCCCACCGGGGTGTGGGCCGCCCCAGGGCGGGTGAACCTCATCGGCGAACACGTCGACTACGCCGACGGCGTCTCCATCCCCTTCGCCCTCGGACAATCCACCGCCGCCGCCTGCGCGCCCCGCACGGACGGGCTGCTACGCATTGTCTCCCAGGCCGATGACACTCTCCGGCTCGACATCCCACTCGCCGAAGTCGGCCCCAACAACCCCGCCAACTGGGCCGGCTATATCGCCGGATCCATCTGGGCGGGACTCGACAGCGGGGCCATCCCCACCTGCGAAGGCATGGATATCGCCCTGGTCAGTGACGTGCCGGTCGGCTCCGGACTTTCCTCCTCAGCCGCCCTGGAATGCAGCGTCGCTGTCGCCGCCTACGAGCTTGCCACCGGCACCAGCCCCGATGACACTGCCCGCGCAGCCCTCGTCGACGCCTGCATCCGCGCAGAAAACGAAGTAGTGGGCGCCTCAACCGGGGGGCTCGACCAACGGGCCAGCCTGTTTGGGCAACCCGGACACGCCCTCGCCATCGACTTCGCTGCCAACACCTTCACCCTCGTGCCCTGCGACATGGACGCCGCAGGCCTGGTGCTGCTCATCGCCGACACCAATGCGCCCCACAGCCTCGCCGACGGCCAATACGCCTCCCGCCGAGGCGTCATCGACGCCGTCGCCCACGACCTCGGCAGCCTGCGCACCCTCCCCAACGGTGCTGAGGCCGCCCGCACCTGGGCCCAAGGCGAACACAACACCGCCGGCATCGAACCGGAGGTGGCCGCCCGTCGCGTGAAGCACGTGCAAGAAGAAACCACCCGCACAATCGAAGCCGCACATGCTCTGGAACGCGCCGACTTCGACACCTTCCGGCGCCTGATGGCCGATAGCCACATCTCGCTGCGCGACCATTTCGAAGTCGTCACCGAGGAACTCGAATCGGCATTCCAAGCCGCCGGGGCCCACGGCGCCCGCATGACCGGCGGTGGATTCGGCGGCAGCGTCATCGCACTGGTGCCCAAAGACCAGGTCGAATCCACCATGGCTGCTATTGCCGCGGCAGCTAAAAAAGGCGGGTACCCCGAACCGACCTTCATGCTCGCCACCCCCAGCGCCGGCGCCCGCCGGATCGCCTAG
- the pheS gene encoding phenylalanine--tRNA ligase subunit alpha, whose protein sequence is MSEELLTQEQLDAAAHAAEHAFASADNLDELTFARREHLGDDAPIPMARRSLGSLPKEQRKDAGRLVNMARGRVEKAFAEAKTRLEEKRNAEVLVAEAVDVTVPTTRHQLGALHPITQLSESIADIFVGMGWEIADGPEVEAEYFNFDSLNFLPDHPARTLQDTFHIAPEGSKQVLRTHTSPVQMRTMLSRDVPIYIACPGRVFRTDELDATHTPVFHQIEGLAVDKGLTMAHLRGTLDHLAKTLFGPDTHTRMRANYFPFTEPSAEVDVWFPNKKGGAGWIEWGGCGMVNPNVLTAAGIDPEEYTGFAFGMGLERTLQFRNGLSDMRDMVEGDVRFTLPFGVHS, encoded by the coding sequence GTGTCAGAAGAACTCCTTACCCAAGAGCAGCTCGACGCCGCCGCACACGCGGCAGAGCACGCTTTTGCCTCCGCCGATAACCTGGACGAACTGACATTTGCGCGGCGTGAGCACCTCGGTGACGACGCCCCCATCCCGATGGCCCGCCGCAGCCTCGGCAGCCTGCCGAAAGAGCAGCGCAAGGATGCCGGACGTCTGGTCAACATGGCTCGCGGACGGGTCGAGAAGGCCTTCGCGGAGGCCAAGACCCGCCTGGAAGAAAAGCGCAACGCGGAAGTGCTCGTCGCCGAAGCTGTTGACGTGACCGTGCCGACCACCCGCCACCAGCTCGGCGCGCTACACCCCATCACTCAGCTGTCTGAGTCGATCGCCGACATCTTCGTCGGCATGGGTTGGGAAATCGCAGACGGCCCCGAGGTGGAAGCCGAGTACTTCAACTTCGACTCTTTGAACTTCCTGCCGGATCACCCGGCCCGCACCCTGCAGGACACCTTCCACATCGCTCCGGAAGGCTCCAAGCAGGTGCTGCGCACCCACACCTCCCCGGTGCAGATGCGCACCATGCTCTCCCGTGATGTTCCGATCTACATCGCCTGCCCCGGCCGCGTGTTCCGCACCGATGAACTCGATGCGACCCACACCCCGGTGTTCCACCAGATTGAGGGGCTGGCCGTCGACAAGGGCCTGACCATGGCGCACCTGCGTGGCACCCTCGACCACCTGGCGAAAACCCTGTTCGGCCCCGACACCCACACCCGCATGCGCGCCAACTATTTCCCCTTCACTGAGCCCTCCGCCGAGGTCGATGTGTGGTTCCCCAACAAAAAGGGTGGCGCCGGTTGGATCGAATGGGGCGGATGCGGCATGGTCAACCCGAATGTGTTGACCGCCGCCGGCATCGACCCCGAGGAATACACCGGTTTTGCTTTCGGCATGGGCCTGGAACGCACGCTGCAGTTCCGCAATGGCCTGTCCGACATGCGTGACATGGTCGAAGGCGATGTGCGCTTCACCTTGCCTTTCGGCGTGCACTCCTAG
- the pheT gene encoding phenylalanine--tRNA ligase subunit beta: MLIAKSWVERLVGQAQDGFTATDEDMDKGFVRVGFETEGYEPIAQTTGPLVIGRVEKIEELTGFKKPIRHCQVNVGDANGTGELQSIVCGARNFREGSTVVVSLPGAVLPGDFAISARETYGRMSAGMICSAAELGLASAQNKGIITLDPAVGAPGDDARPVLGLEDTVFDVNVTPDRGYALSARGLSREIASAFETGFVDIAEDPFTTVPEIKALGLTRPDVSGAEVLSVTVEQDTKCDRFGVCLVEGIDPSAESPFWLQRELMLCGQRPVNAATDVTNYVMMLLGQPMHAFDADKLTGGLTVRRAAEGEKLLTLDEVERALHAEDVVICDEAGVQSLAGVMGGTTSEISDETVNVFFEAAHWDPITVARTSRRHKLSSEASRRFERGVDPALVEVALDLAAALLVAIAGGSVNPGRTLVGEVRDMPVVEMKISRPSDIAGVQYSEQTVLDRLAEVGCAVERDGETLRVVPPTWRPDITMSADLVEEVLRLEGLEDIPSIVPTAPAGRGLTAAQLRRRAIGHALAYTGFAEILPTPFTSNDVFDVWGLDADDERRRTVKVLNPLDADYAQLGSTLLPSMLEALKRNVARGTTSVALFGLEQVSIAQGEGRSPMLNVAQRPDAAELEDLLNSLPQQPLHVATVACGLDEFDGPWGKGRPFTYADAIESARVVARAADVELDVVAGAQLPWHPGRCAELRVGDVVVGYAGELHPQVLERAGLPERTCAMELNVSALPFAPSAPAPVLSAFPALLQDVALIVDKSVSAEEVRRVVEEAAGELVENVALFDVYTSEALGEDKKSLAYALTFRAPDRTLTDDECSAARLAAVEAAEKAFGAQLRG; encoded by the coding sequence ATGTTGATCGCAAAGAGCTGGGTCGAACGTCTCGTTGGCCAGGCCCAGGACGGTTTCACCGCCACAGATGAGGACATGGACAAGGGTTTTGTCCGCGTCGGTTTCGAAACCGAAGGCTATGAGCCTATTGCGCAAACCACCGGCCCGTTGGTTATTGGTCGCGTCGAAAAAATCGAGGAGCTGACGGGTTTTAAAAAGCCGATCCGTCACTGCCAGGTCAATGTTGGTGATGCCAATGGCACCGGGGAGTTGCAGTCCATCGTGTGTGGCGCCCGCAATTTCCGCGAGGGTTCTACCGTGGTGGTGTCCCTCCCGGGCGCGGTTCTTCCCGGCGATTTCGCCATTTCTGCCCGCGAAACCTATGGCCGAATGAGTGCCGGCATGATCTGTTCCGCAGCTGAGCTGGGTTTGGCTAGCGCCCAAAACAAGGGGATCATCACCCTGGATCCCGCGGTGGGCGCCCCCGGCGACGATGCCCGCCCGGTGTTGGGTTTGGAAGACACCGTCTTCGATGTCAATGTCACCCCGGATCGCGGCTACGCATTGTCAGCTCGTGGTTTGTCCCGCGAGATTGCCTCGGCTTTCGAAACCGGTTTCGTTGACATCGCGGAAGATCCTTTCACCACCGTCCCGGAAATCAAGGCTTTGGGCCTGACTCGTCCGGATGTTTCCGGCGCGGAGGTGCTGAGCGTCACCGTTGAGCAGGACACCAAGTGTGATCGTTTCGGTGTGTGCCTGGTCGAAGGGATTGATCCCTCGGCCGAGTCTCCGTTCTGGTTGCAGCGGGAGCTGATGCTGTGTGGCCAGCGACCGGTCAATGCGGCCACCGACGTCACGAATTATGTGATGATGCTGTTGGGGCAGCCGATGCACGCTTTCGATGCGGACAAGCTGACCGGTGGTCTGACGGTGCGTCGTGCGGCAGAAGGGGAGAAGCTGCTGACCTTGGATGAGGTCGAGCGCGCTTTGCACGCCGAGGACGTGGTGATCTGCGATGAGGCTGGGGTGCAGTCGCTGGCTGGCGTGATGGGTGGCACCACTAGCGAGATCTCCGATGAGACGGTCAACGTCTTCTTCGAGGCCGCACACTGGGATCCGATTACGGTGGCCCGCACCTCGCGCCGGCACAAGCTGTCTTCCGAGGCGTCTCGGCGTTTCGAGCGCGGCGTGGATCCGGCTTTGGTGGAGGTGGCTCTCGACTTGGCTGCCGCTTTGCTGGTCGCTATCGCCGGTGGCTCCGTCAACCCGGGCCGCACCCTGGTTGGTGAGGTACGGGATATGCCGGTCGTGGAGATGAAGATTTCCCGCCCGAGCGACATTGCCGGTGTGCAGTATTCCGAGCAGACGGTGCTGGATCGCCTGGCTGAGGTAGGCTGCGCGGTCGAGCGTGATGGGGAGACCTTGCGTGTGGTGCCGCCGACCTGGCGTCCGGATATCACCATGTCTGCGGACTTGGTGGAGGAGGTTCTCCGTTTGGAGGGCCTGGAGGATATTCCCTCGATCGTGCCGACGGCTCCTGCCGGCCGAGGCTTGACTGCGGCGCAATTGCGTCGCCGTGCGATCGGCCACGCGTTGGCGTACACCGGTTTCGCGGAGATTTTGCCGACCCCGTTCACCTCCAATGACGTGTTTGACGTGTGGGGCCTGGATGCTGATGATGAGCGCCGCCGAACCGTGAAGGTGCTCAACCCGCTGGATGCGGACTACGCCCAGCTGGGTTCGACCCTGTTGCCGTCGATGCTGGAGGCATTGAAGCGCAATGTGGCCCGCGGTACGACGTCGGTGGCGTTGTTCGGTCTGGAGCAGGTCAGCATTGCTCAAGGTGAGGGCCGTTCGCCGATGCTGAATGTGGCACAGCGTCCAGATGCTGCTGAGCTGGAAGACTTGCTGAACTCCCTGCCGCAGCAGCCGTTGCACGTTGCAACCGTGGCGTGTGGTCTGGACGAGTTCGATGGCCCGTGGGGTAAGGGCCGTCCCTTTACCTACGCCGATGCTATCGAGTCTGCTCGGGTGGTGGCGCGCGCTGCCGATGTGGAGCTGGATGTGGTGGCTGGTGCCCAGCTGCCCTGGCACCCGGGTCGCTGCGCCGAGTTGCGTGTTGGTGATGTCGTGGTCGGCTATGCCGGCGAGTTGCACCCGCAGGTGCTTGAGCGTGCTGGCCTGCCGGAGCGGACCTGTGCGATGGAGCTGAATGTGTCGGCGTTGCCCTTTGCGCCGTCGGCGCCTGCTCCGGTGTTGTCGGCGTTCCCGGCGTTGTTGCAGGATGTTGCCCTGATCGTTGACAAGTCTGTCAGCGCTGAAGAGGTTCGTCGTGTGGTGGAAGAGGCTGCCGGTGAGCTGGTGGAAAACGTCGCGCTGTTCGACGTGTACACCTCGGAGGCACTGGGTGAGGATAAGAAGTCCTTGGCCTATGCGTTGACGTTCCGTGCTCCGGATCGGACGCTGACCGACGATGAGTGCTCGGCGGCACGTTTGGCGGCCGTCGAGGCAGCGGAGAAGGCCTTTGGCGCGCAGTTGCGTGGCTAG
- the argC gene encoding N-acetyl-gamma-glutamyl-phosphate reductase — protein sequence MTTIAVAGATGYAGTEILRLILGHPAYQSGQLSIHALTGSSSVGDRLGQHAPHLVPLADREILATTAENLQGADVVFLALPHGHSGPLAEALGPDTLVIDCAADFRLRSASEWEHYYGSKHAGTWPYGLPEIPGARQQLATTRRVAVPGCFPTGATLALLPAAHSGLISGRVTVTSFTGVSGAGKKAAVQFLGAETMGDAVAYNVAGRHRHTPEITQNLQGVHPDGQEFAITFTPVLAPMARGILTTAQAALPAGTTAEMVQATYEQFYADEPFVHVLPAGIQPHVKNVVGTNMCHLAVAVDERTSTLVVTSAIDNLTKGTAGGAVQSMNIALGWEETAGLPTIAAAP from the coding sequence ATGACTACAATCGCCGTTGCAGGTGCCACCGGATACGCTGGCACGGAAATTCTGCGCCTCATCCTCGGGCACCCCGCCTACCAGTCCGGGCAGCTCAGCATCCACGCGCTAACCGGATCCTCCAGCGTCGGCGACCGTCTCGGGCAGCACGCACCCCACCTGGTGCCACTGGCGGACCGGGAAATCCTGGCCACCACCGCCGAAAATCTGCAGGGCGCAGATGTGGTGTTCCTAGCTTTGCCCCACGGACACTCGGGTCCCCTTGCCGAAGCGCTCGGCCCAGACACTCTCGTCATCGACTGTGCCGCGGATTTCCGTTTGCGCAGCGCCAGCGAGTGGGAGCACTACTACGGTTCCAAGCACGCCGGCACCTGGCCCTACGGGCTGCCGGAAATCCCCGGGGCACGTCAGCAATTAGCCACCACGCGGCGTGTCGCAGTGCCCGGCTGTTTTCCCACCGGCGCCACCCTGGCGCTGCTGCCCGCAGCTCATAGCGGGCTGATTAGCGGCCGCGTCACGGTCACCTCCTTTACCGGCGTATCCGGCGCCGGTAAAAAAGCCGCGGTGCAATTTCTCGGGGCTGAGACCATGGGTGACGCTGTCGCCTACAACGTCGCCGGGCGACACCGGCACACCCCGGAGATTACCCAGAACCTGCAAGGGGTCCACCCCGATGGGCAAGAGTTCGCCATCACCTTCACCCCGGTGCTGGCACCAATGGCGCGAGGCATTCTCACCACAGCCCAAGCCGCACTGCCCGCTGGCACCACGGCCGAGATGGTGCAGGCCACCTACGAGCAGTTCTACGCCGACGAGCCCTTCGTGCACGTCCTGCCCGCCGGCATTCAACCCCACGTAAAAAATGTGGTGGGCACCAACATGTGCCACCTGGCAGTCGCGGTCGATGAGCGCACCAGCACCCTGGTGGTTACCTCCGCCATCGACAACCTCACCAAGGGAACAGCCGGTGGCGCGGTGCAATCAATGAACATCGCGCTGGGATGGGAGGAAACCGCAGGTCTTCCCACCATCGCCGCCGCCCCCTAA
- the argJ gene encoding bifunctional glutamate N-acetyltransferase/amino-acid acetyltransferase ArgJ, with translation MAVTGPTAVPGFSAAATTAGIKPSGKPDMALVVNNGPEFAAAAVFTRNRVFAAPVAVSRTAVADGQLKAVLYNSGNANACNGVPGVEDATASVEHAARNLGMDVSDVAVCSTGLIGERLPMDKVHAGIDALSGAVSDDVDAGIAAAEAILTTDTYKKTTLVQADGFAVGGMGKGVGMMAPSLATMLVCLTTDAKATPEALHAALNAASDVTFNTLDIDGSTSTNDTVIIMANGASGVTPSQEELNAAVLQACAELADLMQADAEGVTKRVTVTVTGTSTNEQAVAAARTVARDNLFKCAMFGSDPNWGRVLAAVGMADADMDADNISVAFNGHTVCERTTGTPHAREVDLSGPDIDVTIDLGTGGEGTGFVRTTDLSHSYVEINSAYST, from the coding sequence ATGGCAGTCACCGGCCCCACCGCAGTACCAGGCTTTTCAGCCGCAGCCACCACCGCAGGGATTAAACCCTCCGGCAAGCCGGATATGGCGCTGGTCGTCAACAACGGCCCCGAATTCGCTGCCGCAGCAGTGTTCACCCGCAACCGGGTGTTCGCAGCGCCCGTTGCAGTCTCTCGCACCGCTGTGGCCGACGGTCAACTTAAAGCGGTGCTGTACAACTCCGGCAACGCCAACGCCTGCAACGGCGTGCCCGGGGTAGAAGACGCGACCGCCAGCGTGGAGCACGCAGCGCGAAACCTAGGAATGGACGTTTCGGATGTGGCGGTGTGCTCCACTGGTCTGATTGGTGAGCGCCTGCCCATGGACAAGGTGCACGCCGGCATTGATGCGCTCAGCGGCGCGGTAAGCGACGATGTCGATGCGGGAATCGCCGCCGCGGAGGCCATCTTGACGACGGACACCTACAAAAAGACCACCCTGGTCCAAGCAGACGGCTTTGCCGTCGGCGGAATGGGTAAGGGCGTGGGCATGATGGCTCCGTCGTTGGCGACGATGTTGGTGTGCCTGACCACCGATGCCAAGGCCACCCCGGAAGCCCTCCACGCGGCGCTCAATGCCGCCAGCGATGTCACCTTCAACACTCTCGATATTGATGGCTCAACCTCGACGAACGACACCGTCATCATCATGGCTAATGGCGCCAGCGGAGTTACTCCCAGCCAGGAGGAGCTCAACGCGGCGGTGCTGCAGGCCTGCGCGGAGCTCGCGGATCTCATGCAGGCCGACGCCGAAGGCGTCACCAAGCGCGTTACGGTGACCGTGACCGGTACTTCCACCAACGAACAAGCCGTAGCCGCCGCGCGGACCGTGGCCCGCGACAACCTGTTTAAGTGCGCGATGTTCGGGTCCGATCCGAACTGGGGGCGCGTGCTAGCGGCCGTCGGCATGGCTGATGCTGACATGGACGCCGACAACATTTCCGTGGCCTTTAATGGGCACACCGTGTGCGAGCGCACCACTGGCACCCCACACGCCCGCGAAGTCGACCTGTCGGGCCCCGACATCGACGTCACCATCGACCTGGGCACCGGGGGAGAAGGTACCGGTTTCGTGCGCACCACCGACCTGTCCCACTCTTACGTGGAAATCAACTCGGCGTACTCCACCTAA
- the argB gene encoding acetylglutamate kinase — MDDLLKKLSPETKANVLAEALPWLQHFRDKIVVVKYGGNAMVDDELKAAFAADMVFLRTVGAKPVVVHGGGPQISSMLSRVGLEGEFLGGFRVTTPEVMEIVRMVLFGQVNRELVGLINSHGPYAIGTSGEDAGLFTATKRLVEVEGELTDIGLVGDIAHVDATALMDLIDAGRIPVVSTIAPDEDGQVYNINADTAAGALAAAIGAERLLILTNVEGLYTDWPNTDSLVSKISPKDLATILPSLDAGMIPKMESCLSAVNQGVRAAHVIDGRTAHCVLLELLTEGGIGTMVVEPGGDQVMAAPEFRSHH, encoded by the coding sequence ATGGACGATCTGCTGAAAAAACTCTCTCCCGAAACCAAGGCCAATGTCTTGGCTGAGGCGCTGCCCTGGCTGCAGCACTTCCGCGACAAAATCGTGGTCGTCAAATACGGCGGTAACGCCATGGTCGACGACGAACTAAAAGCCGCCTTCGCTGCCGACATGGTGTTTTTGCGCACCGTCGGGGCGAAACCCGTGGTGGTGCACGGTGGTGGCCCCCAAATTTCCTCCATGCTGTCTCGGGTGGGTCTGGAAGGCGAATTCCTCGGTGGCTTCCGCGTCACCACCCCCGAGGTGATGGAAATCGTGCGCATGGTCCTGTTCGGCCAGGTCAACCGCGAACTGGTGGGATTGATCAACAGCCACGGCCCCTACGCCATCGGAACCAGCGGCGAGGACGCCGGCCTGTTCACCGCCACCAAACGCCTGGTAGAGGTCGAAGGGGAACTCACCGATATCGGGTTGGTGGGCGATATCGCCCACGTCGATGCCACGGCACTGATGGACCTGATCGATGCGGGCCGAATCCCGGTGGTCTCCACCATCGCGCCCGATGAGGACGGCCAGGTGTACAACATCAACGCCGACACCGCCGCCGGGGCCTTGGCCGCCGCAATCGGTGCGGAACGACTACTGATTTTGACCAACGTCGAAGGCCTCTACACGGACTGGCCGAACACCGACTCTCTGGTCTCAAAGATCAGCCCCAAGGACCTCGCCACAATCCTGCCCAGTTTGGATGCCGGCATGATCCCCAAGATGGAATCCTGCCTGTCCGCCGTCAATCAGGGGGTGCGCGCAGCGCACGTCATCGATGGGCGCACTGCCCACTGCGTGCTGCTCGAGCTGCTCACCGAAGGCGGTATCGGAACCATGGTGGTCGAACCGGGTGGCGATCAAGTCATGGCCGCCCCGGAATTCCGCTCCCACCACTAA
- a CDS encoding acetylornithine transaminase produces MHTTTENPTLLTRWDAVMMNNYGTPALGIVHGHGCYLTDEQGKNYLDMLSGIAVSSLGYGHPALVKAVSDQAESFAHVSNLFAHEPGIAVAEKLAQRFAPGRDDVRVMFCNSGAEANEAAFKLARLTGRGRILAAENGFHGRTMGSLAMTGQPGKREPFAPLPGGVEFYPYGDTKALTELVEQDPDNVAAIILEPIQGETGVIPAPEGFLSEVRSLCDRVGALMIVDEVQTGVGRTGDFYAHAHGDGVLPDVVTMAKGLGAGLPIGAVVACGRAASLFTPGSHGTTFGGNPIATAAAAVVLDIVDDDFIAAVADKGAHLTKLITDIEGVDHVRGRGLMLGVVLKEPIAKDVVARGLRNGIILNAPAENVIRLTPPLVISAAELELAAEKLATAIAEAHSESPAT; encoded by the coding sequence ATGCACACCACTACCGAAAACCCCACCCTGTTGACCCGGTGGGATGCCGTCATGATGAACAACTACGGCACCCCGGCTTTGGGCATTGTTCACGGACACGGCTGCTACCTCACCGACGAGCAGGGGAAAAACTACCTCGACATGTTGTCGGGTATCGCCGTCAGCAGCCTGGGATACGGACACCCGGCCCTGGTGAAAGCGGTGAGCGATCAGGCGGAAAGCTTTGCCCACGTATCCAACCTCTTTGCCCACGAGCCGGGTATTGCGGTCGCCGAGAAACTCGCCCAACGATTCGCGCCCGGCCGCGACGATGTGCGGGTTATGTTCTGCAATTCCGGGGCCGAAGCTAACGAGGCGGCTTTCAAACTGGCCCGTCTGACCGGACGGGGACGGATCCTCGCGGCGGAAAACGGATTCCATGGTCGCACGATGGGTTCTCTGGCGATGACCGGGCAACCCGGCAAACGCGAACCTTTCGCGCCGCTTCCCGGCGGGGTGGAGTTTTACCCCTACGGCGATACAAAAGCCTTAACCGAACTGGTGGAGCAGGATCCCGACAACGTTGCCGCCATCATTCTGGAACCCATTCAAGGAGAAACGGGCGTGATTCCGGCGCCGGAGGGCTTCTTGTCGGAAGTTCGCTCCCTGTGCGATCGGGTGGGCGCCCTGATGATCGTCGATGAGGTGCAAACCGGGGTGGGTCGTACGGGCGACTTTTATGCCCACGCGCACGGTGACGGGGTGCTGCCCGACGTGGTGACCATGGCCAAAGGACTCGGCGCGGGCCTACCGATTGGGGCCGTTGTGGCCTGCGGTCGCGCCGCCAGCCTGTTCACCCCGGGCAGCCACGGCACTACCTTTGGTGGAAATCCGATCGCTACCGCAGCGGCCGCGGTGGTGCTCGACATCGTCGACGATGACTTCATTGCCGCCGTCGCCGATAAAGGCGCGCATTTAACAAAATTGATCACCGATATTGAGGGCGTGGATCATGTGCGCGGCCGGGGCTTGATGCTCGGCGTGGTGCTCAAGGAGCCGATCGCGAAAGATGTGGTCGCTCGTGGGCTGCGCAACGGCATTATTCTCAACGCTCCCGCCGAGAACGTGATCCGCTTGACGCCGCCCCTGGTGATCAGCGCAGCCGAGCTTGAGCTGGCTGCCGAAAAATTGGCCACCGCAATCGCAGAAGCCCACTCCGAAAGCCCTGCCACCTAG
- the argF gene encoding ornithine carbamoyltransferase — MSIRHFLADDDLTPQEQADVLALAAALKQQPLARRPLEGGKSVAVLFDKTSTRTRFSFDAAIAQMGGNAIVADTGKTQMGKGETYQDTGAVLSRFVEMIVWRTYAHDNLVQMAQTATVPIVNSLSDDLHPCQILADLQTCIENLCPEQGPVGLKGKKAVYLGDGDNNMANSYMIGFATAGMDITICAPEGFQPKQKFVDRARARAQETGATVTVTDDVAAVAGADVVITDTWVSMGMENDGVDRRTPFLPYQVTAEIMRSAGPDAIFLHCLPAYRGSEVTAEVIDGPQSRVFDEAENRLHAQKALMVWLLEQQQ, encoded by the coding sequence ATGAGTATCAGGCATTTTTTGGCCGACGACGATCTGACCCCCCAAGAGCAGGCCGACGTGCTCGCGTTGGCTGCTGCACTCAAGCAGCAGCCTTTGGCCCGCCGGCCTTTGGAAGGCGGCAAATCTGTCGCCGTCCTGTTCGATAAGACCTCCACCCGCACCCGTTTTAGCTTCGATGCTGCTATCGCCCAGATGGGCGGTAATGCCATCGTTGCTGATACCGGAAAAACCCAGATGGGCAAGGGAGAAACCTATCAAGATACCGGCGCGGTTTTGTCCCGTTTCGTGGAAATGATTGTGTGGCGCACCTACGCCCACGACAATCTCGTTCAGATGGCGCAGACCGCCACGGTGCCGATCGTGAACTCCTTGAGCGATGATTTGCACCCCTGCCAGATTTTGGCGGACCTGCAGACCTGCATTGAAAACCTCTGCCCCGAGCAAGGGCCTGTCGGTTTGAAGGGGAAGAAGGCGGTTTACCTCGGCGACGGCGACAATAATATGGCGAATTCCTACATGATTGGTTTCGCCACCGCCGGCATGGATATCACGATCTGTGCTCCCGAGGGATTCCAGCCGAAGCAGAAGTTTGTGGATCGCGCGCGGGCTCGCGCTCAGGAAACCGGCGCCACGGTCACTGTGACAGACGATGTTGCTGCGGTGGCGGGGGCCGACGTTGTCATCACTGATACGTGGGTGTCGATGGGAATGGAAAACGACGGCGTGGATCGCCGCACCCCCTTCCTGCCGTATCAGGTCACCGCAGAGATCATGCGCAGCGCCGGACCGGATGCGATTTTCTTGCACTGCCTGCCCGCCTATCGGGGCAGTGAGGTCACCGCAGAGGTTATCGACGGGCCGCAATCTCGCGTCTTTGACGAGGCGGAAAATCGCCTGCACGCACAAAAGGCTTTGATGGTTTGGCTTTTGGAGCAGCAACAGTGA
- a CDS encoding arginine repressor produces MNAPHTRAARHAMILQVLDHHDVTSQGQLAQLLATMGCATTQATLSRDLDELGVVKVRNPHGKSTYTAPGSDGPLTENLDGPRDKLVRVLEDILVSVDYSGNMAVLRTPAGAAQYLASFIDRAQLDEVVGCIAGDDTIFVLAREPMSGQQLADRFMARFQ; encoded by the coding sequence GTGAACGCGCCGCATACCCGTGCCGCCCGGCACGCCATGATTTTGCAGGTTCTCGACCACCATGACGTCACCAGTCAGGGCCAGCTGGCCCAGCTGTTGGCGACGATGGGGTGTGCCACTACCCAGGCCACCTTGTCGCGTGATTTGGACGAGCTGGGTGTCGTGAAGGTGCGCAACCCCCACGGCAAGTCGACCTATACCGCCCCCGGCAGTGATGGCCCCCTTACGGAAAATCTCGATGGCCCTCGCGACAAGCTGGTGCGGGTGTTGGAAGATATTTTGGTGAGCGTGGATTATTCCGGCAACATGGCGGTTTTGCGCACACCCGCCGGTGCCGCGCAATACCTAGCGAGCTTTATTGATCGGGCTCAACTTGATGAAGTGGTGGGGTGTATCGCCGGCGATGACACCATTTTTGTTCTGGCGCGTGAGCCGATGAGTGGGCAGCAGCTAGCTGATCGCTTTATGGCGCGTTTCCAATAA